The Yoonia sp. SS1-5 genome contains a region encoding:
- a CDS encoding CarD family transcriptional regulator has translation MMSSKKSEFSPEQFVVYPAHGVGKIVSVETQEVAGFELELFVISFEKDKMTLRVPTHKATEVGMRALATPDVVSHAMKTLRGKAKVKKAMWSRRAQEYEQKINSGDLIAIAEVVRDLHRQDDQREQSYSERQLYEAALERLTREIAAVAGNDENAAAAEIDSVLVSRAA, from the coding sequence ATCATGAGCAGTAAGAAAAGCGAGTTTAGCCCAGAGCAGTTTGTCGTGTATCCGGCACATGGCGTGGGCAAGATCGTCTCTGTCGAGACGCAGGAAGTGGCCGGTTTCGAACTGGAACTCTTCGTCATCTCCTTTGAGAAAGACAAGATGACCCTGCGGGTGCCCACCCACAAGGCGACCGAAGTGGGCATGCGGGCACTTGCCACACCGGATGTCGTATCGCATGCGATGAAAACACTGCGCGGCAAGGCCAAGGTGAAAAAGGCCATGTGGTCCCGTCGTGCGCAGGAATACGAGCAAAAGATCAATTCCGGCGATCTGATCGCCATCGCAGAGGTTGTGCGCGACCTGCATCGTCAGGACGACCAGCGCGAGCAGAGCTATTCGGAACGTCAGCTTTATGAAGCAGCGCTTGAGCGTCTGACCCGCGAAATTGCCGCTGTTGCCGGCAATGATGAGAATGCGGCGGCCGCGGAAATCGATTCCGTTCTGGTTAGTCGCGCGGCCTAG
- a CDS encoding NAD(P)H-dependent oxidoreductase subunit E has product MALDQREGVWKSGKGKGRHTPKGRQLDDAAWAEVRTLLGDHPRRSDLLIEFLHLIQDAYGHLSAAHLRALAEEMRMSQAEVYEVATFYAHFDVVKEDEAPPPQLTIRVCDSLSCELAGAQQLMSALQDGLDASQVRVLRAPCMGRCDTAPVLELGHNHVDHATVAKVEAAIATGDTHAHIPDYQTYDAYMADGGYQVLQQLRETGNWEAVQDQVLASGLRGLGGAGFPSGKKWGFVRANDGPRYLAVNGDEGEPGTFKDRYYLERTPHLFLEGMLIAAWAVEAETCFIYMRDEYPAVLAILRAEIAALEAAGIVAEGYIDLRRGAGAYICGEESAMIESIEGKRGIPRHRPPFVAQVGVFNRPTLVHNVETLLWVARVCREGPDVLGGTEKNGRKGLRSYSVSGRVAKPGVYLLPAGSTITDIIDAAGGMAEGHVFKAYQPGGPSSGLLPASINDVPLDFDTLQPLGTFIGSAAVVVLSDKDKARDAALNMLRFFEDESCGQCTPCRVGCEKAVKLMQADAWDQPLLDELCTAMADASICGLGQAAPNPIKLVMAHFKDEI; this is encoded by the coding sequence ATGGCACTTGATCAACGCGAAGGCGTCTGGAAATCGGGCAAGGGCAAGGGACGGCACACCCCAAAGGGGCGGCAGCTGGACGATGCCGCCTGGGCCGAGGTCAGGACATTGCTGGGTGATCACCCCCGTCGGAGCGACCTGCTGATCGAGTTTCTGCACCTTATCCAGGATGCTTACGGGCATCTGTCCGCCGCCCATCTACGGGCGCTGGCCGAAGAAATGCGCATGTCGCAGGCCGAAGTTTACGAGGTCGCGACCTTTTACGCCCATTTTGACGTGGTCAAGGAAGACGAAGCGCCGCCACCGCAACTGACCATCAGGGTTTGTGACAGCCTGTCATGCGAACTGGCCGGGGCGCAGCAACTGATGTCGGCCCTTCAGGATGGGCTGGATGCATCACAGGTGCGCGTCCTGCGCGCGCCATGCATGGGCCGCTGCGACACAGCGCCGGTTCTGGAACTTGGGCACAATCACGTGGACCACGCAACCGTCGCCAAGGTCGAGGCTGCGATTGCCACAGGTGACACGCATGCGCATATTCCGGACTATCAGACCTATGATGCCTATATGGCCGATGGCGGCTATCAGGTGCTGCAACAGTTGCGTGAGACCGGCAATTGGGAGGCAGTGCAAGATCAGGTTCTGGCGTCTGGCCTGCGTGGGTTGGGCGGCGCGGGCTTCCCCTCGGGTAAGAAATGGGGCTTTGTGCGCGCCAATGACGGCCCCCGCTATCTGGCCGTGAACGGGGATGAGGGCGAGCCCGGCACGTTCAAGGACCGCTATTATCTGGAACGGACGCCGCATCTTTTTCTCGAAGGCATGCTGATCGCCGCGTGGGCGGTCGAGGCCGAGACCTGTTTTATCTACATGCGCGATGAATATCCCGCAGTGCTTGCAATTCTGCGCGCGGAAATCGCGGCGCTGGAGGCTGCCGGCATTGTCGCCGAGGGGTATATTGATCTGCGCCGTGGCGCGGGGGCATATATCTGCGGCGAAGAAAGCGCGATGATCGAAAGCATCGAAGGCAAGCGCGGTATTCCCCGGCATAGGCCCCCTTTTGTTGCGCAAGTAGGGGTCTTTAACCGCCCGACGCTTGTCCACAATGTTGAAACCCTGCTTTGGGTCGCGCGCGTTTGCCGGGAAGGCCCTGATGTGCTGGGCGGAACCGAAAAGAACGGGCGCAAGGGCCTGCGGTCCTATTCGGTTTCTGGCCGGGTGGCCAAGCCGGGCGTCTATCTTTTGCCAGCAGGATCCACCATCACCGATATCATTGATGCGGCCGGGGGCATGGCGGAGGGGCATGTGTTCAAGGCTTATCAGCCGGGTGGGCCGTCCTCGGGGCTGTTGCCTGCCTCCATCAACGATGTGCCGCTGGATTTCGACACGTTGCAGCCTTTGGGAACATTCATCGGCTCGGCTGCTGTTGTTGTTCTGTCCGACAAGGACAAGGCACGCGATGCGGCTCTGAACATGTTGCGCTTTTTCGAGGATGAAAGTTGCGGGCAATGCACCCCGTGCCGGGTTGGTTGCGAAAAGGCGGTGAAACTGATGCAGGCGGATGCGTGGGACCAACCCTTGTTGGACGAGCTTTGCACCGCGATGGCGGATGCATCAATCTGCGGTCTGGGGCAGGCGGCCCCAAATCCGATCAAACTGGTGATGGCGCATTTCAAGGACGAAATCTAA
- a CDS encoding DUF1801 domain-containing protein, translating to MKNPDVDAWLDAYDNPMKPVVEALREVILDADPRVSETIKWQAPTFVYKGNIASFFPRSRKHASLMFHKGADIPGDFQNLMGDGKDARSFKAATLEEVDQKSAELRAIIKAWCALQDAD from the coding sequence ATGAAAAACCCCGACGTTGATGCATGGCTGGACGCCTACGACAATCCAATGAAACCCGTGGTAGAGGCACTGCGTGAGGTGATCCTGGATGCTGACCCGCGTGTCAGCGAAACGATCAAATGGCAGGCACCGACATTCGTCTACAAGGGCAACATCGCCAGCTTTTTTCCACGATCAAGGAAACATGCGTCGCTGATGTTCCACAAAGGGGCGGACATCCCCGGTGATTTCCAAAACCTGATGGGCGATGGGAAAGACGCGCGCAGCTTCAAGGCTGCCACATTAGAAGAGGTGGATCAGAAATCAGCTGAACTGCGCGCCATCATCAAAGCATGGTGTGCGCTGCAGGACGCAGACTGA
- the xseA gene encoding exodeoxyribonuclease VII large subunit yields the protein MNDLFDDGPADNTPEFSVAEISGAVKKAIEGGFSHVRVRGEIGRVSRPASGHIYLDLKDDRAVLAGVIWKGRAQALAHRPEEGMEVVATGKLTTFPGQSKYQMVIEDVAPAGAGALMAMLEKRKAQLQAEGLFAPERKKPLPFLPEIIGVVTSPSGAVIRDILHRLRDRFPRKVLVWPVAVQGQKCAPEVAAAIKGFNDLTPGGALPRPDLLIVARGGGSLEDLWGFNEEIVARAAAASDIPLISAVGHETDTTLIDFVSDQRAPTPTAAAELAVPVRLELLAWSEQQGARLSRALTNGLQQRQQRLRDLARALPQVDSLVEGPRQRLDYLSDRLPAALRGAAAQKRLKLSEASLRPSILSRRVAEDRRRLDGLANRLTPALTRKSRDKRQAFETALRGLRVALLDQRVAHQAERLETLSRRLSDRASRQQAERRARLDALDRLRETLGYVETLKRGYAVVRGDGAVVTDKAAANAATHLEVEFADGRVVVRDDSQGKLI from the coding sequence TTGAACGATCTTTTTGACGACGGACCGGCGGACAACACCCCGGAGTTTTCCGTTGCTGAAATCTCGGGGGCCGTCAAAAAGGCGATTGAGGGCGGGTTTTCACATGTTCGCGTGCGGGGCGAAATCGGGCGTGTGTCGCGCCCGGCCTCCGGACATATCTATCTGGATTTGAAAGATGACCGGGCCGTGCTGGCCGGCGTGATCTGGAAGGGCAGGGCGCAGGCCCTGGCCCACCGCCCCGAGGAAGGGATGGAAGTTGTTGCCACCGGCAAATTGACCACCTTTCCTGGCCAATCCAAATACCAGATGGTGATCGAGGATGTGGCGCCAGCCGGGGCTGGCGCATTGATGGCCATGCTTGAAAAGCGCAAGGCGCAATTGCAGGCCGAAGGATTATTTGCGCCCGAACGCAAGAAGCCCCTGCCGTTCCTGCCCGAGATTATCGGGGTCGTCACATCGCCATCTGGCGCGGTAATCCGGGACATTCTGCACCGGTTGCGGGACCGGTTCCCGCGCAAGGTGCTGGTCTGGCCGGTCGCTGTACAGGGGCAGAAATGTGCGCCCGAAGTGGCCGCCGCCATCAAGGGTTTCAATGATCTGACCCCTGGCGGGGCCTTGCCGCGGCCTGACCTTCTGATCGTGGCTCGCGGCGGCGGATCCTTGGAGGATTTGTGGGGGTTTAACGAAGAGATTGTTGCCCGCGCGGCGGCGGCGTCCGATATCCCGCTGATTTCTGCTGTAGGCCACGAGACGGACACGACCCTGATTGACTTTGTCTCGGATCAGCGGGCGCCGACGCCGACGGCGGCTGCGGAACTGGCTGTTCCTGTCCGGCTGGAGTTGTTGGCCTGGTCGGAACAGCAGGGCGCGCGCCTGTCGCGGGCATTGACCAACGGGCTGCAACAACGCCAGCAGCGTCTGCGCGATCTGGCGCGCGCATTGCCGCAGGTTGATAGCCTGGTCGAAGGACCGCGCCAGCGGCTGGACTATCTGTCCGACAGGCTGCCAGCCGCACTGCGTGGGGCGGCTGCGCAAAAGCGGTTGAAATTGTCCGAAGCATCGTTGCGCCCGTCTATCCTGTCGCGTCGCGTTGCCGAAGATCGCCGTCGGCTGGACGGGTTGGCCAATCGTCTGACCCCTGCGCTGACCCGCAAATCCCGCGACAAGCGGCAGGCATTCGAGACAGCTTTACGCGGTTTGCGGGTTGCACTGCTCGACCAACGCGTGGCTCATCAGGCAGAGCGGCTAGAGACGCTGTCGCGGCGCTTGTCAGATCGCGCCAGTCGCCAGCAGGCGGAACGCCGGGCGCGGCTGGATGCGCTTGATCGGCTGCGCGAAACTCTTGGATATGTCGAAACGCTAAAGCGCGGCTATGCTGTTGTTCGCGGCGACGGTGCCGTTGTCACCGACAAGGCGGCGGCCAATGCAGCAACACATCTGGAGGTCGAATTTGCCGATGGGCGCGTCGTGGTGCGTGATGATTCGCAGGGAAAGCTGATTTAG
- the purD gene encoding phosphoribosylamine--glycine ligase, whose product MNILILGGGGREHALAWAIKQNPKCDRLIVAPGNAGIAAIADCADLDILDGDAVATFAEENAIDFVVVGPEAPLAAGVADRLRDAGLLVFGPSGAAAQLEASKSFTKSICDAAGAPTAAYAHFTDADAARAYITAQGAPIVVKADGLAAGKGVIVAMTEAEALAAIDDMFDGSFGSAGAEVVIEEFMDGEEASFFVLCDGDTILPLGTAQDHKRAYDGDTGPNTGGMGAYTPAPVMSDEITQKALDEIVRPTMAEMAKRGTPFQGVLFCGLMIQNGQPRLVEYNVRFGDPECQCLMMRLGGQVLDLLQACAEKRLADIQANWADDHAITIVMAAKGYPGAYAKGTVIGGLDSQPQDSFHMVFHAGTAAKDGQITANGGRVLGVTARGATLAEAHEKAYAMAQGIDWDGGFYRSDIAWRAL is encoded by the coding sequence ATGAATATTCTGATCCTGGGCGGCGGCGGGCGTGAACATGCGTTGGCTTGGGCGATCAAGCAGAACCCGAAATGCGACCGGCTGATCGTGGCGCCGGGCAATGCCGGTATCGCCGCAATCGCGGATTGCGCAGATCTCGATATTCTTGACGGCGATGCGGTCGCAACCTTCGCCGAGGAAAACGCCATTGATTTCGTCGTTGTAGGCCCCGAGGCCCCGCTGGCCGCAGGTGTCGCCGACAGGCTACGTGACGCGGGCCTGCTTGTCTTTGGCCCATCCGGTGCCGCAGCGCAGCTAGAGGCGTCAAAGTCCTTTACCAAGTCGATTTGCGATGCGGCAGGCGCCCCCACGGCAGCCTACGCACATTTTACCGACGCGGATGCCGCCCGGGCCTATATCACGGCACAGGGCGCGCCTATTGTCGTGAAGGCTGACGGGCTTGCCGCAGGCAAGGGCGTGATTGTCGCCATGACCGAAGCCGAGGCATTGGCTGCCATCGACGACATGTTTGACGGCAGCTTTGGCAGCGCTGGCGCCGAAGTGGTCATTGAAGAATTCATGGATGGCGAAGAAGCCTCGTTCTTTGTGCTATGTGACGGCGATACCATTCTGCCACTGGGGACGGCCCAGGATCACAAACGGGCCTATGACGGCGATACCGGGCCAAATACTGGCGGGATGGGGGCCTATACCCCTGCGCCGGTGATGAGTGATGAGATCACGCAAAAGGCGCTCGATGAGATTGTCCGCCCCACCATGGCCGAAATGGCCAAACGCGGGACGCCGTTTCAAGGTGTTCTGTTCTGCGGACTGATGATCCAGAACGGGCAGCCGCGACTGGTTGAATATAACGTCCGCTTTGGCGATCCCGAATGCCAATGCCTGATGATGCGGCTTGGCGGGCAGGTTCTGGACCTGTTGCAGGCCTGCGCAGAAAAGCGGCTGGCCGACATCCAGGCCAATTGGGCCGATGATCATGCCATCACCATTGTCATGGCCGCCAAGGGGTATCCGGGCGCTTATGCCAAAGGGACGGTGATTGGCGGGCTTGATAGCCAACCGCAGGACAGTTTTCACATGGTGTTTCATGCAGGCACCGCCGCAAAGGACGGCCAAATCACCGCAAATGGTGGTCGGGTTCTTGGCGTCACAGCCCGGGGTGCGACCCTCGCCGAGGCCCATGAAAAGGCCTATGCAATGGCGCAGGGGATCGACTGGGATGGCGGTTTCTATCGGTCTGACATCGCTTGGCGGGCGCTCTGA
- a CDS encoding nuclear transport factor 2 family protein produces the protein MHSMPLEITNFFLAMQAGPSGLRMLQDMFAPDAEYSEPFSGQSAPHKGPAAIIAAFEASRTADFDDSVIHLGAVNVQGEVITVDWTCYSRAIPGGQGSGSNVFVIRDGKIASLTTTLKMDGQP, from the coding sequence ATGCATTCCATGCCGCTTGAAATCACCAACTTCTTTCTTGCCATGCAGGCCGGGCCGTCCGGCCTGCGCATGTTGCAAGACATGTTTGCACCAGACGCCGAATATAGCGAGCCGTTTTCCGGCCAATCGGCCCCGCATAAAGGCCCCGCCGCGATCATTGCCGCTTTTGAGGCCAGCCGCACGGCCGATTTTGATGATTCCGTCATTCATTTGGGCGCAGTGAATGTCCAAGGCGAGGTCATCACCGTCGACTGGACATGCTATTCCAGGGCCATTCCGGGCGGCCAAGGTAGCGGCAGCAATGTCTTTGTGATCCGCGACGGCAAGATCGCCTCTTTGACCACCACGTTAAAGATGGATGGCCAGCCATGA
- a CDS encoding LuxR C-terminal-related transcriptional regulator, with the protein MGVDQKTLKALSVSLRDLRAVPDGTIPPKTIAALAEIARPGMRLRIDLEASAAIGVPLVTLAAPQSGAQLFANLTKRQRQVAELIVEGRSNRQIADILGISLGTVKDHVHAILQRLELPSRTAVIAAARA; encoded by the coding sequence ATGGGAGTTGATCAAAAAACGCTAAAGGCGCTGTCGGTATCGCTGCGCGACCTTCGCGCGGTTCCTGACGGGACGATCCCGCCCAAGACGATCGCCGCCTTGGCCGAGATCGCGCGGCCCGGCATGCGACTTCGCATTGATCTGGAGGCAAGTGCAGCGATCGGTGTGCCTTTGGTGACACTGGCCGCACCACAGTCGGGGGCGCAGCTATTCGCCAACCTGACCAAACGCCAGCGGCAGGTTGCTGAACTGATTGTCGAGGGCAGGTCAAATCGACAGATTGCGGATATTCTGGGCATTTCACTTGGCACCGTGAAGGATCATGTTCACGCGATACTGCAACGATTGGAACTGCCATCCCGGACGGCCGTGATCGCGGCAGCCCGCGCTTAA
- a CDS encoding alkane 1-monooxygenase produces the protein MKSPLALFAVATLTPAVLILTGAVRGGAWILLAILFQTALTSILDRWVHYVSPARATPTGGGLSIMLALVHFAVLPITVMALAADHLLSLEKVGLFFAAGLFLGQVSHANAHELIHRPTKLAHRLGMWVYISILFGHHTSAHVLVHHQHVATSDDPNTSRRGEGFYRFMIRAWIGSFKQGFAAEQARLARIGAPFWRNPYLVYVGGAVLFIAIAAQFAGRGGVVAYIGLAAYAQTQLLMSDYVQHYALHRARRDDGKPVPVNATHSWNSPHWFSSALLLNGTRHSDHHAHPARPYPALDLPEDAPMLPKPLPLMAAIALVPPLWRRVMDPLAERWAHA, from the coding sequence ATGAAATCGCCGCTTGCCCTTTTTGCTGTCGCCACGCTGACACCTGCTGTCCTTATCCTGACGGGGGCTGTACGTGGTGGGGCGTGGATTCTGCTGGCAATCCTGTTTCAAACGGCCCTGACCAGCATTCTTGACCGCTGGGTGCACTATGTCAGCCCCGCGCGCGCGACGCCGACCGGCGGTGGATTGTCGATCATGCTTGCATTGGTGCATTTTGCGGTCCTGCCGATCACGGTGATGGCATTGGCGGCGGACCATTTGCTGTCACTTGAAAAGGTGGGGTTGTTCTTTGCCGCCGGGTTGTTTCTGGGCCAGGTCAGCCATGCAAACGCGCATGAGTTGATCCACAGACCCACAAAGCTGGCGCATCGGCTTGGCATGTGGGTCTATATCTCGATCCTGTTTGGCCATCACACATCGGCCCATGTGCTGGTGCATCACCAGCATGTCGCAACCAGCGATGACCCCAACACGTCGCGCCGTGGCGAAGGGTTTTACCGGTTCATGATCCGGGCCTGGATCGGCTCTTTCAAGCAGGGATTTGCGGCAGAGCAGGCGCGGCTGGCCCGGATCGGTGCGCCGTTCTGGCGCAATCCGTATCTGGTTTATGTTGGCGGCGCTGTGCTGTTTATCGCCATTGCCGCCCAATTTGCGGGCCGCGGTGGCGTGGTCGCCTATATCGGCCTTGCAGCCTATGCGCAGACCCAGCTGCTGATGTCGGACTATGTTCAGCACTATGCGCTGCACCGGGCCAGGCGCGATGATGGCAAGCCCGTCCCCGTCAACGCAACACATAGCTGGAACAGCCCGCATTGGTTTTCCTCGGCCCTGCTTTTGAATGGCACACGGCATTCCGATCACCACGCGCATCCAGCGCGCCCCTATCCTGCACTTGATCTGCCAGAGGATGCCCCCATGCTTCCCAAACCCCTGCCACTGATGGCCGCCATCGCCCTTGTTCCGCCGCTTTGGCGACGGGTCATGGACCCGCTGGCCGAAAGGTGGGCGCATGCGTAG
- a CDS encoding aminoglycoside phosphotransferase family protein → MISPPDPAPALLADFGVSDPVFVAKSGIATVWKVRHGDGFAALKRYDDGDIKDEGPGFALAQALDGVGMARVFAFRAGAALLEWLDGPSLGDMARVGRDLDAAQIIADVAARVHAGTRDLAISFGTVADSFVPLLQLKPADDLDPVLRHDLARCITLATHLQETQGPQIPLHGDLHHDNIMRGPRGYLAFDAKGILGEPAFEFANTFPNPVGIGDVAYDPARALALADIWGRSTGAAPLRLLQWGAARSALSYAWGSDFGIVSEPRMIRTLLMAIDIKSAG, encoded by the coding sequence ATGATCTCTCCTCCTGACCCCGCACCTGCGCTATTGGCGGATTTTGGGGTATCTGATCCTGTCTTTGTCGCAAAGTCGGGGATCGCCACCGTGTGGAAGGTCCGTCACGGCGATGGTTTTGCAGCTCTCAAACGATACGACGATGGGGATATCAAGGATGAAGGCCCCGGGTTTGCGCTGGCGCAGGCGCTGGACGGCGTGGGCATGGCGCGCGTCTTTGCCTTCCGCGCTGGCGCAGCACTGCTGGAATGGCTGGACGGCCCCTCGCTGGGGGATATGGCCCGAGTTGGCCGCGATCTGGACGCCGCGCAGATCATTGCCGATGTAGCAGCACGCGTTCATGCAGGAACGCGCGATTTGGCGATCAGCTTTGGCACTGTCGCAGACAGTTTTGTGCCGCTGCTGCAGCTAAAGCCCGCCGATGACCTTGACCCGGTGCTGCGGCATGATCTGGCGCGCTGCATCACCCTCGCCACGCATTTGCAAGAGACCCAAGGCCCGCAAATCCCCCTGCATGGCGACTTGCATCATGACAATATCATGCGGGGGCCGCGCGGTTATCTGGCCTTTGACGCCAAAGGGATTCTGGGCGAGCCTGCATTCGAATTCGCCAACACGTTTCCCAATCCCGTTGGCATCGGTGACGTCGCCTATGATCCTGCCCGCGCCTTGGCGCTTGCCGATATCTGGGGGCGCAGCACAGGTGCCGCGCCATTGCGCCTGCTGCAATGGGGCGCTGCCCGGTCCGCGCTGTCATATGCGTGGGGGTCCGATTTTGGTATTGTGTCAGAGCCGCGAATGATCCGGACATTGCTGATGGCCATCGACATCAAAAGCGCTGGATAA
- the ftsY gene encoding signal recognition particle-docking protein FtsY — MSFFKKLKNRMFKSSSKIDEGLDAIVSDGGEEEEVGQADPAPPVAEVEPTPAPDETPFADPVPDVTPPESVDNDIPEVVPDVVEEAPAPAPIALNVDITAPLSEDTAPAPVEKSGILGRMFGRGETETVVRRTLDDDMLEQLEELLITADMGVDTALRVTANMAEGRLGKKLSVPEIKQLMAQEVSRIMDPVARPLPLYAKTPQVVLVVGVNGSGKTTTIGKLASQFRAAGKKVVIAAGDTFRAAAVEQLQVWGDRAGVPVLTAPEGSDPASLAFDAMTQAQADGADLLMIDTAGRLQNRADLMEELSKIVRVIRKKDPDAPHNTLLVLDATTGQNAVQQVKVFQELADVSGLVMTKLDGTAKGGVLVALADKFGLPIHAIGVGEQIDDLAPFDPEEFAAALVGLE, encoded by the coding sequence ATGTCGTTTTTCAAGAAACTCAAGAACCGGATGTTCAAGTCATCGTCGAAGATCGACGAAGGGCTTGATGCGATTGTCAGCGACGGTGGCGAGGAAGAAGAAGTGGGACAGGCCGACCCTGCGCCGCCTGTCGCAGAGGTCGAACCGACGCCCGCGCCCGACGAAACGCCTTTTGCGGACCCCGTGCCGGATGTCACGCCGCCTGAAAGTGTTGACAACGACATCCCGGAGGTGGTGCCCGATGTGGTGGAAGAGGCCCCCGCACCGGCACCGATTGCGTTGAATGTGGATATCACGGCACCCCTCTCCGAGGATACGGCGCCTGCACCGGTTGAAAAGTCGGGCATTCTTGGCCGGATGTTCGGGCGAGGTGAGACCGAAACAGTCGTGCGCCGGACGCTGGATGACGACATGCTCGAACAGCTTGAGGAATTGCTGATTACGGCTGATATGGGCGTGGATACGGCCTTGCGCGTGACGGCCAATATGGCCGAAGGACGGCTTGGCAAGAAACTGTCAGTGCCCGAGATCAAGCAGTTGATGGCGCAGGAAGTCAGCCGGATCATGGACCCAGTTGCCCGGCCTCTGCCGCTTTATGCGAAAACGCCGCAAGTGGTGCTGGTGGTTGGGGTCAACGGATCGGGCAAGACCACGACGATTGGAAAACTGGCTAGTCAGTTCCGGGCCGCGGGCAAGAAAGTTGTGATTGCGGCGGGTGATACGTTCAGGGCTGCAGCCGTTGAACAATTGCAGGTCTGGGGTGACCGGGCCGGTGTGCCGGTTTTGACCGCACCCGAAGGGTCGGACCCTGCCAGCCTTGCCTTTGATGCGATGACCCAGGCACAGGCGGATGGCGCGGATCTGTTGATGATTGACACCGCCGGCCGGTTGCAAAACCGGGCCGACCTGATGGAGGAACTGTCGAAAATCGTCCGGGTCATTCGCAAGAAAGACCCCGACGCGCCGCATAATACCTTGCTGGTGCTGGATGCGACGACCGGACAGAATGCGGTCCAGCAGGTCAAGGTTTTTCAGGAACTGGCCGATGTGTCCGGCCTTGTGATGACCAAGCTCGATGGGACCGCCAAGGGTGGTGTTCTGGTTGCGCTGGCTGACAAGTTCGGGCTGCCGATACATGCCATCGGGGTGGGCGAGCAAATCGACGATCTGGCACCATTCGACCCCGAAGAGTTTGCCGCAGCGCTTGTCGGGCTGGAATAG